The following proteins are encoded in a genomic region of Methylobacterium tardum:
- the pqqC gene encoding pyrroloquinoline-quinone synthase PqqC, whose protein sequence is MNAVFPTPDTADSERLLTPDELEAALRDIGARRYHNLHPFHRLLHDGKLSKDQVRAWALNRYYYQAMIPVKDAAVLARMTDASLRRIWRQRIVDHDGDHEGDGGIERWLKLAEGVGFDRDYVLSTRGILSATKFSVEAYVHFVSEKTLLEAIASSLTEMFSPTIISERVAGMLKNYDFITKDTLAYFDKRLTQAPRDADFALDYVKQHATTPELQRRAMAALTFKCNVLWTQLDALYFAYVAPGLIPPDAWQAGEGLVAEPAQVQAAGGRKTAPGDRPRLPRGVRLRNDETRGKYVLLAPERTFDLDDNAVAVLKLVDGTRSVADIADELGKTYAADPRAIEADILVMLDGLAEKRVLER, encoded by the coding sequence ATGAACGCAGTCTTCCCGACCCCCGACACCGCCGACAGCGAGCGTCTCCTGACTCCCGACGAGCTGGAAGCGGCCCTGCGCGATATCGGCGCGCGCCGCTACCACAACCTGCATCCGTTTCACCGCCTCCTGCACGACGGCAAGCTGTCGAAGGATCAGGTCCGGGCCTGGGCGCTGAACCGCTACTATTACCAGGCGATGATCCCGGTGAAGGACGCCGCGGTGCTCGCCCGGATGACCGACGCGTCGCTGCGGCGGATCTGGCGTCAGCGCATCGTCGATCACGACGGCGACCACGAGGGTGACGGCGGCATCGAGCGCTGGCTCAAGCTGGCGGAGGGCGTCGGCTTCGACCGCGACTACGTGCTGTCGACCCGCGGCATTCTCTCGGCGACGAAGTTCTCCGTCGAGGCCTACGTCCATTTCGTCTCCGAGAAGACTCTGCTGGAGGCGATCGCCTCGTCGCTCACCGAGATGTTCTCGCCGACGATCATCTCGGAGCGTGTCGCCGGGATGCTGAAGAATTACGACTTCATCACCAAGGACACGCTGGCCTATTTCGACAAGCGTCTGACGCAGGCCCCGCGGGATGCCGACTTCGCGCTGGATTACGTCAAGCAGCATGCGACCACGCCCGAGCTGCAGCGCCGGGCGATGGCTGCGCTGACCTTCAAGTGCAACGTCCTGTGGACGCAGCTCGACGCCCTGTACTTCGCCTACGTGGCCCCCGGCCTGATCCCTCCGGATGCCTGGCAGGCCGGAGAGGGTCTCGTTGCCGAGCCGGCGCAGGTCCAGGCGGCCGGCGGGAGGAAGACCGCGCCCGGCGACCGCCCGCGCCTGCCGCGCGGCGTGCGGCTGCGCAACGACGAGACGCGCGGCAAGTACGTCCTACTCGCCCCGGAGCGCACCTTCGACCTCGACGACAACGCCGTCGCGGTGCTCAAGCTCGTGGACGGCACGCGCAGCGTCGCCGACATCGCGGATGAATTGGGCAAAACCTACGCGGCCGACCCGCGTGCAATCGAGGCTGACATCCTGGTGATGCTCGACGGTCTCGCGGAGAAACGGGTTCTTGAGCGATGA
- the pqqE gene encoding pyrroloquinoline quinone biosynthesis protein PqqE, whose product MNALTPNRPAAPAPVGLLAELTHRCPLRCPYCSNPLELDRRSGELDTATWQRVLKEASALGVLHVHLSGGEPTARNDIADITKTCADLGLYSNLITSGVGGALSKLQALYDVGLDHVQLSVQGVDAQNAEKIGGLKNAQPQKFEFAAKVVELGLPLTLNSVIHRGNIHEVAGFIDLAVKMGAKRLEVAHTQYYGWAYVNRAALMPNKAQVDESIRIAEAARERLKGQLVIDLVVPDYYAKYPKACAGGWGRKLMNVTPQGKVLPCHAAETIPGLEFWNVTDHSLSEIWHDSPAFTAYRGTDWMKEPCRSCDRREKDWGGCRCRALALAGDAAATDPACSLSPLHAKVRALAVEEAAENPPDYVYRTIGSNVRSPLKEEVHS is encoded by the coding sequence ATGAACGCGCTGACGCCGAACCGGCCCGCGGCGCCGGCCCCGGTCGGTCTGCTCGCTGAGCTGACCCACCGCTGCCCGCTGCGGTGCCCCTATTGTTCCAACCCGCTGGAACTCGACCGCCGCTCCGGCGAGCTCGACACGGCGACGTGGCAGCGGGTGCTCAAAGAGGCGTCCGCGCTCGGCGTGCTCCACGTGCACCTGTCCGGCGGCGAGCCGACCGCGCGCAACGACATCGCCGATATCACCAAGACCTGCGCGGATCTCGGCCTGTACTCGAACCTGATCACCTCCGGGGTCGGCGGAGCCTTGTCGAAGCTCCAGGCGCTCTACGATGTCGGCCTCGACCACGTGCAGCTCTCGGTGCAGGGCGTGGACGCGCAGAACGCCGAGAAGATCGGCGGCCTGAAGAACGCCCAGCCGCAAAAATTCGAGTTTGCCGCCAAGGTCGTGGAGCTCGGGCTGCCGCTGACCCTTAACTCCGTCATCCACCGCGGCAACATCCACGAGGTGGCGGGCTTCATCGATCTCGCGGTGAAGATGGGCGCCAAGCGCCTCGAAGTGGCGCACACCCAGTATTACGGCTGGGCCTACGTCAACCGCGCCGCCCTGATGCCCAACAAGGCGCAAGTGGACGAGTCGATCCGCATCGCCGAGGCGGCCCGCGAGCGCCTGAAGGGGCAGCTCGTGATCGATCTCGTCGTGCCCGACTATTACGCGAAGTACCCCAAGGCCTGCGCGGGCGGCTGGGGCCGCAAGCTGATGAACGTGACGCCCCAGGGCAAGGTCTTGCCGTGCCACGCGGCCGAGACGATTCCGGGGCTGGAATTCTGGAACGTCACCGACCATTCGCTCAGCGAGATCTGGCATGACTCGCCAGCCTTCACGGCCTATCGCGGGACGGACTGGATGAAGGAGCCGTGCCGCTCCTGCGACCGCCGCGAGAAGGATTGGGGCGGCTGCCGTTGCCGTGCGCTGGCCCTCGCCGGCGACGCCGCGGCCACGGATCCGGCCTGCTCGCTCTCCCCGCTCCATGCCAAGGTGCGGGCCCTCGCGGTGGAGGAGGCGGCCGAGAACCCGCCGGATTACGTCTATCGGACGATCGGCAGCAACGTCCGGTCGCCGCTCAAGGAGGAAGTGCACTCGTGA
- the folP gene encoding dihydropteroate synthase, producing the protein MTPSSGLSDLLPDLGGRTLVMGILNVTPDSFSDGGLFAGDAAAVAQAERLVADGAAILDIGGESTRPGHVPVSAEDEQARVLPVIRAVAPRLAVPISIDTYKASTARVALEAGARIVNDVWGLQREPDIASVAAAHGAPVIIMHNRASIDPEIDIVADMQAFFERSLGIAHRAGIADSEIVLDPGVGFGKTWAQHLEVLRRLPEIRALGFPVLVGVSRKSLLGRLHDRETRPADRLYGSLAAHALAATLGADIVRVHDVAAHIDAMRVADAVMRPGER; encoded by the coding sequence GTGACCCCCTCTTCCGGCCTTTCCGACCTGCTGCCCGATCTCGGAGGGCGCACGCTGGTCATGGGCATCCTGAACGTCACGCCCGATTCCTTCTCGGACGGCGGCCTGTTCGCCGGAGACGCCGCGGCCGTGGCGCAGGCGGAGCGCCTCGTCGCGGACGGGGCGGCGATCCTGGACATCGGCGGCGAATCCACCCGGCCCGGGCATGTGCCCGTCTCGGCCGAGGACGAGCAGGCGCGGGTCCTGCCGGTGATCCGCGCGGTTGCTCCGCGGCTGGCCGTGCCGATCTCCATCGACACCTACAAGGCTTCGACGGCGCGCGTCGCTCTCGAGGCCGGCGCGCGGATCGTGAACGACGTCTGGGGCCTCCAGCGCGAGCCCGACATCGCCTCCGTGGCGGCCGCGCACGGCGCGCCGGTCATCATCATGCACAACCGCGCGTCGATCGATCCAGAGATCGACATCGTCGCCGACATGCAGGCCTTCTTCGAGCGGTCGCTCGGCATCGCCCATCGTGCGGGCATCGCGGATTCCGAGATCGTGCTCGATCCGGGTGTCGGTTTCGGCAAGACCTGGGCGCAGCATCTCGAGGTCTTGCGGCGGCTCCCGGAGATCCGCGCCCTCGGCTTTCCGGTTCTGGTCGGCGTTTCCCGCAAGTCTCTCCTCGGACGCCTGCATGATCGCGAGACCCGGCCGGCGGATCGGCTGTACGGCTCCCTCGCCGCGCACGCTCTGGCGGCGACACTGGGCGCCGACATCGTCCGCGTGCACGACGTGGCTGCCCATATCGATGCGATGCGCGTCGCCGACGCCGTGATGCGGCCGGGGGAGCGGTGA
- the folB gene encoding dihydroneopterin aldolase — protein MGGDLIRVTRIAVFGRHGLLPEEAVLGQRFYISLEARVDLSEAGRSDAVAGTVSYADLTQIAVAISTEQRFNLIEALAEAIAASILERFARIDAITVRVDKPSAPVPAILDGVSIEITRQRGDRA, from the coding sequence ATGGGCGGCGATCTGATCCGCGTCACCCGCATCGCCGTGTTCGGGCGCCACGGGCTGTTGCCCGAGGAGGCCGTGCTCGGTCAACGCTTCTACATCTCTCTCGAGGCCCGCGTCGACCTCAGCGAGGCCGGACGGTCCGACGCGGTCGCCGGCACGGTGAGCTACGCCGACCTGACGCAGATCGCCGTCGCGATCAGCACCGAGCAGCGCTTCAACTTGATCGAAGCCCTGGCGGAGGCCATCGCGGCGAGCATCCTCGAGCGCTTCGCGCGCATCGACGCGATCACCGTCCGCGTCGACAAGCCGAGCGCACCGGTCCCGGCGATCCTGGATGGCGTCAGCATCGAGATCACACGCCAGCGCGGAGATCGCGCATGA
- the folK gene encoding 2-amino-4-hydroxy-6-hydroxymethyldihydropteridine diphosphokinase, with product MRAYLGIGSNIGDMAAMLDRAVAGLAAVPGIAIVARSADYRTPPWGKTDQPWFLNGAVAIDTDLDPHGLLDACLSVEHDLGRVREERWGPRVIDIDVLAYEGAAVEDARLVLPHRYVRERAFVLVPLAEIAPDLVIGGERVVDALAKLDRSGIAPA from the coding sequence ATGAGGGCCTATCTCGGCATCGGCAGCAATATCGGTGACATGGCCGCGATGCTGGACCGGGCTGTTGCGGGGCTCGCCGCCGTGCCGGGCATCGCAATCGTCGCGCGCTCGGCCGATTATCGCACGCCGCCCTGGGGCAAGACCGATCAGCCCTGGTTCCTCAACGGCGCCGTGGCAATCGACACGGACCTCGATCCGCATGGCCTGCTCGATGCCTGCCTGTCGGTGGAGCACGATCTCGGTCGCGTGCGCGAGGAGCGCTGGGGGCCGCGGGTCATCGACATCGATGTGCTGGCCTACGAGGGGGCCGCCGTCGAGGATGCGCGCCTCGTGCTGCCGCACCGCTACGTGCGCGAGCGCGCCTTCGTGCTGGTGCCGCTCGCCGAGATCGCTCCGGATCTCGTCATCGGCGGTGAGCGGGTGGTCGACGCCCTGGCGAAGCTCGACCGGAGCGGCATCGCGCCGGCCTGA
- a CDS encoding c-type cytochrome, methanol metabolism-related, whose product MLNLSKIVTRPVIAALALATVSSVAVHAEDAKPAADPALANSLNANDKTAEQDEKLLKQDAAVKNEDGKYTDADGHPTFHVTQEGKKLDWYTYSGYRRYHAECHVCHGPDGMGSTYAPALKDSLKHLSYEEFIGILVGGKQDVNAAEQKVMPAFGDNKNVMCYSDDLYVYLKARAAGAIGRIRPSEHEDKPESAKKAEKECMGG is encoded by the coding sequence TTGCTCAACCTCAGCAAGATTGTAACGCGGCCGGTTATCGCCGCCCTCGCCCTAGCGACCGTCTCTTCGGTTGCCGTACATGCTGAGGATGCCAAGCCCGCTGCCGACCCCGCCCTCGCCAACTCGCTCAACGCGAACGACAAGACTGCCGAGCAGGACGAGAAGCTCCTGAAGCAGGATGCCGCCGTGAAGAACGAGGACGGCAAGTACACGGACGCCGACGGCCACCCGACGTTCCACGTGACCCAGGAGGGCAAGAAGCTCGACTGGTACACCTACTCAGGATACCGGCGCTATCACGCCGAGTGCCACGTCTGCCACGGCCCGGACGGCATGGGCTCGACCTATGCGCCCGCGCTCAAGGACTCGCTGAAGCACCTCTCCTACGAGGAGTTCATCGGCATTCTGGTGGGCGGCAAGCAGGACGTGAACGCCGCCGAGCAGAAGGTCATGCCGGCCTTCGGCGACAACAAGAACGTCATGTGCTACTCGGACGATCTCTACGTCTATCTGAAGGCGCGCGCCGCCGGAGCGATTGGGCGCATCCGTCCTTCCGAGCACGAGGACAAGCCTGAATCTGCCAAGAAGGCCGAGAAGGAATGCATGGGCGGCTGA
- the xoxF1 gene encoding lanthanide-dependent methanol dehydrogenase XoxF1 (Multiple clades of rare earth element (REE)-dependent methanol dehydrogenases have been described, XoxF1 through XoxF5 at least, in methylotrophs. Multiple XoxF paralogs may be found encoded in the same genome, and the REE-dependent enzymes may be preferred to calcium-dependent versions. Members of this family fall within the clade named XoxF1, a La3+-dependent family.) encodes MRAVHLLALGAGVAAVAAPALANESVMKGIANPAEQVLQTVDYANTRYSKLDQINASNVKNLQVAWTFSTGVLRGHEGSPLVVGNVMYVHTPFPNIVYALDLDHEAKILWKYEPKQDPSVIPVMCCDTVNRGLAYADGAILLHQADTTLVSLDAKTGKVNWSVVNGDPKKGETNTATVLPVKDKVIVGISGGEFGVQCHVTAYDLKTGKKVWRGYSEGPDDQMLVDPEKTTSLGKPVGKDSSLKTWEGDQWKTGGGCTWGWFSYDPKLDLMYYGSGNPSTWNPKQRPGDNKWSMTIWARNPDTGVAKWVYQMTPHDEWDYDGINEMILTDQKVDGKEQPLLTHFDRNGFGYTLNRADGTLLVAEKYDPAVNWASKVDMDKGSKNYGRPLVVSKYSTEQNGEDTNSKGICPAALGSKDQQPAAFSPKTNLFYVPTNHVCMDYEPFRVTYTPGQPYVGATLSMYPAPNSHGGMGNFIAWDGVNGKIKWSNAEQFSVWSGALATAGDVVFYGTLEGYLKAVGDKSGKELFKFKTPSGIIGNVMTYQHKGKQYVGVLSGVGGWAGIGLAAGLTDPNAGLGAVGGYAALSQYTNLGGQLTVFALPN; translated from the coding sequence ATGAGAGCGGTACATCTCCTTGCGCTCGGCGCGGGTGTCGCGGCTGTCGCCGCGCCGGCGCTGGCCAACGAAAGCGTCATGAAGGGCATCGCCAACCCGGCGGAGCAGGTGCTTCAGACGGTCGATTACGCGAATACGCGTTACTCGAAGCTCGATCAGATCAACGCGTCGAACGTGAAGAACCTCCAGGTCGCCTGGACCTTCTCGACCGGCGTTCTGCGTGGCCACGAGGGCTCGCCGCTCGTCGTCGGCAACGTCATGTACGTGCACACGCCGTTCCCGAACATCGTGTACGCCCTCGACCTCGACCACGAGGCGAAGATCCTCTGGAAGTACGAGCCGAAGCAGGATCCGTCCGTGATCCCGGTCATGTGCTGTGACACGGTCAACCGCGGTCTGGCCTACGCCGACGGCGCGATCCTCCTGCACCAGGCCGACACCACCCTCGTGTCGCTCGATGCCAAGACCGGCAAGGTCAACTGGTCGGTCGTGAACGGCGACCCGAAGAAGGGCGAGACCAACACCGCGACGGTTCTGCCGGTCAAGGACAAGGTCATCGTCGGCATCTCGGGCGGCGAGTTCGGCGTGCAGTGCCACGTCACCGCCTACGACCTGAAGACCGGCAAGAAGGTGTGGCGCGGCTACTCCGAGGGCCCGGACGACCAGATGCTGGTCGACCCGGAGAAGACCACCTCGCTCGGCAAGCCGGTCGGCAAGGACTCCTCGCTGAAGACCTGGGAAGGCGATCAGTGGAAGACCGGCGGCGGCTGCACCTGGGGCTGGTTCTCCTACGATCCCAAGCTCGACCTGATGTACTACGGCTCGGGCAACCCCTCGACCTGGAACCCGAAGCAGCGTCCGGGCGACAACAAGTGGTCGATGACCATCTGGGCGCGTAACCCGGATACCGGCGTCGCCAAGTGGGTCTACCAGATGACCCCCCACGACGAGTGGGACTACGACGGCATCAACGAGATGATCCTCACGGATCAGAAGGTTGACGGCAAGGAGCAGCCGCTCCTGACCCACTTCGACCGCAACGGCTTCGGCTACACGCTGAACCGCGCGGACGGCACCCTGCTCGTCGCCGAGAAGTACGACCCGGCCGTGAACTGGGCGTCCAAGGTCGACATGGACAAGGGCTCGAAGAACTACGGCCGGCCGCTGGTCGTGTCGAAGTACTCGACCGAGCAGAATGGTGAGGACACCAACTCCAAGGGCATCTGCCCGGCGGCCCTCGGGTCGAAGGATCAGCAGCCTGCGGCCTTCTCGCCGAAGACCAACCTGTTCTACGTGCCCACCAACCACGTCTGCATGGACTACGAGCCGTTCCGGGTGACCTACACCCCGGGCCAGCCCTACGTCGGTGCGACCCTCTCGATGTACCCGGCCCCGAACTCGCACGGCGGCATGGGCAACTTCATCGCGTGGGATGGCGTCAACGGCAAGATCAAGTGGTCCAACGCCGAGCAGTTCTCGGTGTGGTCCGGCGCTCTGGCCACCGCCGGCGACGTGGTGTTCTACGGCACGCTTGAGGGTTACCTGAAGGCGGTCGGCGACAAGAGCGGCAAGGAGCTGTTCAAGTTCAAGACCCCGTCGGGCATCATCGGCAACGTGATGACCTACCAGCACAAGGGCAAGCAGTACGTGGGCGTCCTCTCGGGCGTCGGCGGCTGGGCCGGCATCGGCCTCGCGGCCGGCCTGACCGACCCGAACGCCGGCCTCGGCGCGGTGGGTGGCTACGCGGCTCTGTCGCAGTACACCAACCTCGGCGGTCAGCTGACGGTCTTCGCTCTGCCGAACTAA
- the rnd gene encoding ribonuclease D: MDLITTTDTLREICTQLAEQPFVTVDTEFMRETTYYPKLCLIQMAAPDGSAVLIDPLAPGLDLQPFIDLMADERVVKVFHSARQDLEIIWLIGGLLPHPFFDTQVAAMVCGYGDSVSYEQLVNDVAKAKIDKSSRFTDWSRRPLSDAQLTYALSDVTHLVKVYEVLVAELLRTDRGAWLDEEMAVLTSPETYRADPAQAWRRLAGRMRKPREIAVLMEVAAWRESEAQARNVPRGRILKDEAVIDVASAAPRSAEALARLRTIPAGFERSRTGADIVAAVERGLSRDTSDIRLPERVRRSGGNGAIVELLKVLLKAVCEAEGVAPKIIGTVGDLEAIADDDAADVPALQGWRRSLFGDRALALKQGRLALSVEAGRIVVRALEPSAHSDV, encoded by the coding sequence ATGGACCTGATCACCACGACCGACACGCTGCGCGAAATCTGCACCCAGCTGGCCGAGCAGCCCTTCGTAACCGTCGACACGGAGTTCATGCGTGAGACGACGTACTACCCGAAGCTCTGCCTGATCCAGATGGCGGCTCCGGACGGCTCCGCAGTTCTGATCGACCCGCTGGCACCCGGGCTCGATCTGCAGCCGTTCATTGACCTCATGGCCGACGAGCGCGTCGTGAAGGTTTTCCATTCCGCGCGCCAGGATCTCGAGATCATCTGGCTGATCGGCGGACTTCTGCCGCACCCATTCTTCGACACGCAGGTCGCCGCGATGGTGTGCGGCTACGGCGACTCGGTTTCCTACGAGCAGCTCGTCAACGACGTGGCCAAGGCCAAGATCGACAAGTCCTCCCGCTTCACGGACTGGTCACGGCGGCCGCTCTCCGACGCGCAGCTCACGTATGCGCTGTCGGACGTCACCCATCTGGTGAAGGTCTACGAGGTTCTCGTCGCCGAGCTGCTGCGCACGGATCGCGGTGCTTGGCTCGACGAGGAAATGGCCGTGCTGACCTCGCCCGAGACCTACCGGGCCGATCCGGCGCAAGCCTGGCGCCGCTTGGCCGGCCGGATGCGCAAGCCTCGCGAGATCGCCGTGCTGATGGAAGTCGCCGCTTGGCGCGAGAGCGAGGCCCAGGCGCGCAATGTCCCGCGCGGGCGAATCCTGAAAGATGAGGCCGTGATCGACGTGGCTTCGGCGGCGCCTCGGAGCGCGGAGGCCCTGGCCCGGCTGCGAACGATCCCGGCGGGCTTCGAGCGCTCGCGCACGGGGGCCGACATCGTCGCGGCCGTCGAGCGCGGGCTGTCGCGCGACACCAGTGACATCCGTCTTCCGGAGCGCGTGCGCCGGAGCGGCGGCAACGGCGCGATCGTGGAGCTTCTCAAGGTCCTCCTGAAGGCGGTGTGCGAGGCTGAGGGCGTCGCGCCCAAGATCATCGGCACGGTCGGCGATCTGGAAGCGATTGCCGACGACGATGCTGCCGACGTTCCGGCCCTTCAGGGCTGGCGGCGGAGCCTGTTCGGGGACAGGGCCTTGGCCTTGAAACAGGGGCGGCTGGCGCTGTCCGTGGAGGCGGGCCGTATCGTCGTTCGTGCCCTTGAGCCCTCGGCACACAGCGACGTCTGA
- the aspS gene encoding aspartate--tRNA ligase, protein MHRYRSHTCGALRPSDVGQRVRLSGWCHRIRDHGGVLFVDLRDHYGLTQCVIDSDSPAFKAAEAVRSEWVVRIDGRVRTRPAGTENAELPTGAVEVYIDDLEVLGPAGELPLPVFGDLEYPEETRLRYRFLDLRREKLHANIMKRGAIIDSLRRRMREGGFFEFQTPILTASSPEGARDYLVPSRVHPGKFYALPQAPQQFKQLTMIAGFDRYFQIAPCFRDEDARADRSPGEFYQLDIEMSFVTQEDVFQAVEPVLRGVFDEFAEGKRVTREFPRITFADSMLKYGVDKPDLRNPLIIADVSDLFARDDVAFKAFKGVIASGGVVRAIPATGAASQPRSFFDKLNDWARSEGAPGLGYVVFEEENGQLSGKGPIAKFIPAEVQALIAERAGAKAGDAVFFSAGPEAKAAGLAGKARIRIGDELGLCDKDQYAFCWITDFPMYEWSEEEKRIDFSHNPFSMPNIDREAFLALDLDALAGEDENGANTKRILDIKAFQYDIVCNGVELSSGAIRNHRPDVMEKAFAIAGYGHEVLEQKFGGMLNALRMGAPPHGGIAPGVDRIVMLLCNEPNIREVVLFPMNQRAEDLMMGAPSEATPKQLRELHIRLNLPEKKA, encoded by the coding sequence ATGCACCGTTACCGTTCCCACACCTGCGGGGCGCTCCGCCCGTCCGACGTCGGGCAGAGAGTCCGCCTCTCCGGCTGGTGCCACCGCATCCGCGACCACGGGGGCGTGCTGTTCGTGGATCTGCGGGATCATTACGGCCTGACGCAGTGCGTGATCGATTCCGACTCGCCGGCCTTCAAGGCCGCCGAGGCCGTGCGCTCGGAATGGGTCGTGCGGATCGACGGCCGCGTCCGCACCCGCCCGGCCGGCACTGAGAATGCCGAGCTGCCGACCGGCGCGGTCGAGGTCTATATCGATGACCTGGAGGTGCTGGGCCCGGCGGGCGAGCTGCCGCTGCCGGTCTTCGGCGACCTGGAATATCCGGAGGAGACGCGGCTCCGGTACCGCTTCCTCGACCTGCGCCGGGAGAAGCTCCACGCCAACATCATGAAGCGCGGCGCGATCATCGATTCGCTCCGCCGCCGGATGCGCGAGGGTGGCTTCTTCGAGTTCCAGACACCGATCCTGACTGCCTCCTCGCCCGAGGGCGCGCGCGACTACCTCGTGCCGTCGCGGGTCCATCCCGGCAAGTTCTACGCGCTCCCGCAGGCGCCGCAGCAGTTCAAGCAGCTGACGATGATCGCGGGCTTCGACCGTTACTTCCAGATCGCGCCCTGCTTCCGCGACGAGGATGCCCGCGCCGACCGCTCGCCGGGCGAGTTCTACCAGCTCGACATCGAGATGAGCTTCGTCACCCAGGAGGACGTGTTCCAGGCGGTGGAGCCGGTCCTGCGCGGTGTCTTCGACGAGTTCGCCGAGGGCAAGCGTGTCACCCGGGAATTCCCGCGGATCACCTTCGCGGATTCGATGCTGAAATACGGCGTCGACAAGCCGGACCTGCGCAACCCGCTGATCATCGCCGACGTCTCCGACCTGTTCGCCCGTGATGACGTGGCCTTCAAGGCGTTCAAGGGCGTGATCGCCTCCGGCGGTGTGGTCCGGGCGATCCCGGCGACCGGGGCGGCCAGCCAGCCGCGCTCGTTCTTCGACAAGCTCAACGACTGGGCCCGCTCCGAGGGCGCGCCGGGCCTCGGCTACGTCGTCTTCGAGGAGGAGAACGGCCAGCTCTCCGGCAAGGGGCCGATCGCCAAGTTCATCCCGGCCGAGGTGCAGGCGTTGATCGCCGAGCGGGCCGGCGCCAAAGCCGGCGACGCGGTGTTCTTCTCGGCGGGTCCGGAAGCCAAGGCGGCCGGCCTCGCCGGCAAGGCCCGTATCCGCATCGGCGACGAGCTGGGCCTCTGCGACAAGGACCAGTACGCGTTCTGCTGGATCACCGACTTCCCGATGTACGAGTGGAGCGAGGAGGAGAAGCGGATCGACTTCTCCCACAACCCGTTCTCGATGCCGAACATCGACCGCGAGGCGTTCCTGGCGCTCGACCTCGACGCTCTCGCCGGCGAGGACGAGAACGGCGCGAACACCAAGCGGATCCTGGACATCAAGGCGTTCCAGTACGACATCGTCTGCAACGGCGTGGAGCTGTCCTCAGGCGCGATCCGCAACCACCGTCCGGACGTAATGGAGAAGGCCTTCGCCATCGCGGGCTACGGCCACGAGGTGCTGGAGCAGAAGTTCGGCGGCATGCTGAACGCCCTGCGCATGGGCGCGCCGCCGCACGGCGGCATCGCGCCGGGTGTGGACCGCATCGTCATGCTCCTGTGCAACGAGCCGAACATCCGCGAGGTGGTGCTGTTCCCGATGAACCAGCGCGCCGAGGACCTGATGATGGGCGCGCCCTCCGAGGCGACGCCCAAGCAGCTGCGCGAGCTGCACATCCGGCTCAACCTGCCCGAGAAGAAGGCCTGA
- a CDS encoding glycosyltransferase family 2 protein: MPSLVAIVVAHDSADMLPGCLAALAGQHVPAIVVDNASRDASASVAEAAGAQVIRNARNEGYGRANNRGVRAAVTAEHVLIVNPDVILRPGAVNALLDAARSWPDAGLLAPRLAEPDGRFFFQARSLLAPYLTNPSGRLALPQGDACAPFLSGACLMMPRALFLDLGGFDENIFLFYEDDDLCRRVADRGRALIHVHRAQALHGRGRSSAPEPGRVFRARWHQAWSRAYVSRKYGLPDPSLAALAANVPKALLSGLVLRRAGLERYGGSAAGALAFLRGRTALAREGLTG; the protein is encoded by the coding sequence GTGCCGAGTCTCGTCGCGATCGTCGTCGCGCATGACAGCGCCGACATGCTGCCCGGCTGCCTCGCGGCGCTTGCCGGGCAGCACGTGCCGGCGATCGTGGTCGACAATGCCAGCCGGGATGCCTCCGCTTCGGTCGCGGAGGCGGCCGGCGCGCAGGTGATCCGCAACGCCCGCAACGAGGGCTACGGCCGCGCCAACAACCGGGGCGTCCGCGCTGCCGTGACGGCGGAACACGTGCTTATCGTCAACCCGGACGTGATCCTGCGCCCGGGGGCCGTGAACGCGCTGCTGGACGCGGCCCGATCCTGGCCGGATGCGGGCCTGCTGGCCCCGCGCCTCGCCGAACCCGACGGACGCTTCTTCTTCCAGGCGCGCTCGCTGCTGGCGCCCTATCTTACAAATCCGTCCGGCCGGCTCGCGCTGCCGCAGGGCGATGCCTGCGCGCCGTTCCTCTCCGGGGCCTGCCTGATGATGCCGCGCGCCCTGTTCCTCGACCTCGGCGGTTTCGACGAGAACATCTTCCTGTTCTACGAGGATGACGACCTGTGCCGGCGCGTCGCCGATCGCGGTCGTGCCCTGATCCATGTCCACCGCGCCCAAGCGTTGCATGGTCGCGGCCGGTCGTCGGCGCCCGAGCCGGGACGGGTGTTTCGCGCGCGCTGGCATCAGGCATGGTCGCGCGCCTATGTCAGCCGGAAATACGGCCTACCGGACCCGAGCCTCGCCGCGTTGGCGGCCAATGTGCCGAAGGCGCTGCTGTCCGGGCTGGTCCTGCGTCGGGCGGGACTGGAGCGCTACGGCGGCTCGGCCGCGGGCGCCCTCGCCTTCCTGCGAGGCCGGACCGCGCTGGCCCGTGAGGGCCTGACCGGATGA